Proteins encoded by one window of Cyanobium sp. NS01:
- the dapF gene encoding diaminopimelate epimerase, whose amino-acid sequence MLQYSKYQGLGNDFLMLDAREAASSDDGFGLTAERIQLLCDRRFGIGADGLILALPPREGGELRMRIFNADGSEPEMCGNGIRCLARFLADSDGDLPGRSWQIETLAGPIVPELQADGSVRVDMGAPFLEPDAVPTTLERGEAGIPAGILEAAGERFAVGAAGMGNPHVVIPVPDVEAIDLERFGAALEVHPAFPARTNVHFVQVLDPGHLVMRVWERGAGPTLACGTGACATLVVCHRLGLADRRARLDLPGGPLLIAWDSDSDHLLMTGPAEAVFDAVLAPSVWDQAGTPAEIPAEAASAASEPLADSTVLPADPDQPPAIDCATVCAQGCIRPEACPSAEARARVAALLSSSSLDDLVNLATTSLEDRTRARAERPSSFGG is encoded by the coding sequence GTGCTGCAGTACAGCAAATACCAAGGGCTGGGCAACGACTTCCTGATGCTCGATGCACGCGAGGCCGCCAGCAGCGATGACGGCTTCGGGCTCACAGCGGAGCGCATTCAGCTGCTCTGTGATCGGCGCTTCGGCATCGGCGCCGATGGCCTCATCCTGGCCCTGCCGCCCCGAGAGGGCGGCGAGCTGCGGATGCGCATCTTCAACGCCGACGGCAGCGAGCCGGAGATGTGCGGCAACGGCATCCGCTGCCTGGCCCGCTTTCTCGCCGACAGCGACGGCGACCTCCCCGGCCGCTCCTGGCAGATCGAAACCCTGGCGGGTCCCATCGTTCCCGAGTTGCAGGCCGATGGCAGCGTGCGGGTGGACATGGGGGCTCCCTTTCTGGAGCCAGACGCCGTTCCCACCACCCTGGAGCGCGGCGAGGCCGGCATCCCCGCCGGAATCCTGGAGGCCGCCGGCGAGCGCTTCGCGGTGGGGGCCGCGGGCATGGGCAATCCCCACGTGGTGATCCCGGTGCCGGATGTGGAGGCGATCGACCTGGAGCGCTTTGGCGCGGCGCTGGAGGTGCATCCCGCCTTCCCCGCCCGCACCAACGTGCATTTCGTGCAGGTGCTCGATCCCGGCCATCTGGTGATGCGGGTGTGGGAGCGCGGCGCTGGCCCCACCCTGGCCTGCGGCACCGGCGCCTGCGCCACCCTGGTGGTGTGCCACCGCCTTGGCCTGGCCGATCGGCGCGCCCGTCTCGACCTGCCCGGGGGCCCGCTGCTGATCGCGTGGGACTCCGACAGCGACCACCTGCTGATGACCGGCCCCGCCGAGGCGGTGTTCGATGCGGTGCTGGCCCCCTCCGTCTGGGACCAGGCCGGTACCCCAGCAGAGATCCCCGCCGAGGCAGCATCTGCCGCTTCTGAGCCTCTGGCCGACTCCACCGTGCTGCCTGCGGACCCTGACCAACCCCCCGCCATCGACTGCGCCACGGTGTGTGCCCAGGGCTGCATCCGCCCGGAGGCCTGCCCCTCCGCCGAGGCCCGGGCCCGAGTGGCGGCCCTGCTCAGCTCCAGCTCCCTCGACGACCTGGTCAACCTGGCCACCACGTCTCTGGAGGACCGCACCCGCGCCCGCGCTGAACGCCCCTCCAGCTTCGGCGGCTGA
- the leuS gene encoding leucine--tRNA ligase, whose protein sequence is MARSQLGFRPADVSESNRYQPQVIEERWQAIWEEQQAYRTPAAPASEAEPFVALSMFPYPSGNLHMGHVRNYVITDVIARVQRMRGRAVLQPMGWDAFGLPAENAAIERGVDPGAWTDRNIAAMRSQLQRLGLSIDWDREVATCHADYYRWTQWLFLQFHAAGLAYQKEATVNWDPVDQTVLANEQVDGEGRSWRSGALVEKRRLRQWFLKITAYADQLLDDLPRLTGWPERVRTMQANWIGRSTGAELSFAVVDADGRDTDQRIRVFTTRPDTLYGVTYVVLAPEHPLVAPLTSPEQELAVTAFCDLVSRQSDLERTADDSPKRGIPIGARVRNPASGALIPLWIADYVLADYGTGAVMGVPAHDQRDFVFARQYELPVLQVIIPEGSDEHAYEGGAWTEPGMLIHSGPFTGLASAEAKAAITTAAEQQGWGEGTVQFRLRDWLISRQRYWGCPIPMIHCESCGVVPVPAEQLPVELPRDVAISRKGGSPLAQLESWWQVDCPSCGRPARRETDTMDTFMCSSWYYLRYSDPQNSALPFGREAVDRWLPVDQYVGGIEHAILHLLYARFFTKVLRDRGLLGFDEPFQRLLTQGMVQGITYRNPGSGHYIAPADVADPTDPRDPISGEVLDTYYEKMSKSKHNGVDPARVIERYGADTARMFILFKAPPEKDLEWDDADVEGQFRFLQRLWRLVEAAQARGLRLAGFSSEGPSSGLGSADPPQLSPAERELRRAVHTAIAAVSDDLDGDVQFNTAIAELMKLSNAMAEHLEASGTAVAREALASLLLLLAPFAPHLAEELWSQLEGGGSIHGQAWPQVDATALVRDTIPLVIQVKGKVRGNLEVPADADKATLERIALTSDIAAKWLEGKPPSRVIVVPGKLVNLVP, encoded by the coding sequence GTGGCACGATCACAGCTGGGATTCCGACCTGCTGACGTGAGCGAGAGCAACCGCTACCAACCGCAGGTCATCGAAGAGCGCTGGCAGGCGATCTGGGAGGAGCAGCAGGCCTACCGCACCCCAGCGGCCCCAGCCTCCGAGGCCGAGCCCTTCGTAGCCCTGTCGATGTTTCCCTACCCCTCGGGGAACCTGCACATGGGCCATGTGCGCAACTACGTGATCACCGATGTGATCGCCCGGGTGCAGCGCATGCGCGGCAGGGCGGTGCTGCAGCCGATGGGCTGGGATGCCTTCGGGCTGCCGGCGGAGAACGCGGCGATCGAGCGGGGCGTCGACCCCGGCGCCTGGACCGACCGCAACATCGCCGCCATGCGCAGCCAGCTGCAGCGGCTGGGCCTCTCGATCGACTGGGACCGGGAAGTGGCCACCTGCCACGCCGACTACTACCGCTGGACCCAGTGGCTGTTCCTGCAGTTCCACGCCGCCGGCCTGGCCTATCAGAAGGAGGCCACCGTGAACTGGGACCCGGTGGACCAGACGGTGCTCGCCAACGAACAGGTGGACGGTGAGGGCCGCTCCTGGCGCTCCGGCGCCCTGGTGGAGAAGCGTCGCCTGCGCCAGTGGTTCCTGAAGATCACCGCCTACGCCGACCAGCTGCTCGACGACCTGCCCAGGCTCACGGGCTGGCCGGAGCGGGTGCGCACGATGCAGGCCAACTGGATCGGCCGCAGCACGGGCGCTGAACTCAGCTTTGCCGTGGTCGATGCCGACGGCCGCGACACCGACCAGCGCATCCGCGTGTTCACCACCCGCCCCGACACCCTCTACGGCGTGACCTATGTGGTGCTGGCGCCGGAGCATCCCCTGGTGGCGCCGCTCACCAGTCCCGAGCAGGAGCTGGCGGTGACGGCCTTCTGCGATCTGGTGAGCCGCCAGAGCGACCTGGAGCGCACGGCAGACGACAGCCCCAAGCGCGGCATCCCCATCGGCGCCCGGGTGCGCAACCCCGCCAGCGGCGCCCTGATCCCGCTCTGGATCGCCGACTACGTGCTGGCTGACTACGGCACCGGCGCCGTGATGGGCGTGCCCGCCCACGACCAGCGCGATTTCGTGTTCGCCCGGCAGTACGAGCTGCCGGTGCTGCAGGTGATCATCCCGGAGGGCAGCGACGAGCACGCCTACGAGGGCGGCGCCTGGACCGAACCGGGCATGCTGATTCACTCAGGCCCCTTCACCGGACTCGCCAGCGCCGAGGCCAAGGCGGCGATCACCACCGCCGCCGAGCAGCAGGGCTGGGGTGAGGGCACGGTGCAGTTCCGCCTGCGCGACTGGCTGATCTCCCGCCAGCGCTACTGGGGCTGCCCGATCCCGATGATCCACTGCGAGAGCTGCGGCGTTGTGCCTGTGCCGGCCGAGCAGCTGCCGGTGGAGCTGCCCCGGGATGTGGCGATCAGCCGCAAGGGCGGCTCCCCCCTGGCCCAGCTGGAGAGCTGGTGGCAGGTGGACTGCCCCAGCTGCGGCCGGCCGGCCCGCCGCGAGACCGACACCATGGACACGTTCATGTGCTCCAGCTGGTACTACCTGCGCTACAGCGATCCCCAAAACAGCGCCCTGCCCTTCGGCCGTGAGGCGGTGGACCGCTGGCTGCCGGTGGACCAGTACGTGGGCGGCATCGAGCACGCCATCCTGCACCTGCTCTACGCCCGATTCTTCACCAAGGTGCTGCGGGACCGCGGCCTGCTGGGCTTCGATGAACCCTTCCAGCGGCTGCTCACCCAGGGCATGGTGCAGGGCATCACCTACAGGAACCCCGGCAGCGGCCACTACATCGCCCCGGCCGATGTGGCTGACCCCACCGACCCCCGCGATCCGATCAGCGGCGAGGTGCTCGACACCTACTACGAAAAGATGTCGAAGTCGAAGCACAACGGCGTCGATCCAGCCCGGGTGATCGAGCGCTACGGCGCCGACACGGCCCGCATGTTCATCCTGTTCAAGGCCCCCCCGGAGAAGGATCTCGAGTGGGACGATGCCGACGTGGAGGGCCAGTTCCGCTTCCTGCAGCGCCTCTGGCGGCTGGTGGAGGCGGCCCAGGCCAGGGGTCTGCGGCTGGCTGGGTTCAGTTCGGAGGGCCCTTCCAGCGGCCTCGGCAGCGCTGACCCGCCGCAACTCAGCCCAGCCGAGCGGGAGCTGCGCCGCGCCGTGCACACGGCCATCGCGGCGGTGAGCGACGACCTCGACGGCGATGTTCAGTTCAACACCGCCATCGCCGAGCTGATGAAGCTCAGCAATGCCATGGCCGAACACCTGGAGGCCAGCGGCACCGCCGTGGCCCGGGAGGCCCTGGCCAGCCTGCTGCTGCTGCTGGCACCGTTTGCTCCCCACCTGGCCGAGGAGCTCTGGAGCCAGCTGGAAGGCGGTGGCAGCATCCACGGCCAGGCCTGGCCCCAGGTGGATGCCACGGCCCTGGTGCGCGACACGATTCCCCTGGTGATCCAGGTGAAGGGCAAGGTGCGCGGCAACCTCGAGGTGCCGGCCGATGCGGACAAGGCCACCCTGGAGCGGATCGCCCTGACCAGCGACATCGCCGCCAAGTGGCTGGAGGGCAAGCCCCCCAGCCGGGTGATCGTGGTGCCGGGCAAGCTGGTCAATCTGGTGCCGTGA
- a CDS encoding DUF1995 family protein, with the protein MLPADLRTAEAEALQAIQAALDSASKGLWTAELRFEGLRLMPVALRLLANLGQGRDDLRMLFPDAGATALAKRDAPDLAPQLGSLRDQMRLQQADGGSEGVILLVAPTPADYEEVEQVCALHRGLVLMLNGSLEDAAVGIGSVARERRKGFLSGWQSAYALIPLGDGALRRAYPAAWELYRRDPDGHRFVAGFEQKPDAEQRTEALAGEGGAGMAGSLKALDSLIEGLQN; encoded by the coding sequence ATGCTCCCTGCCGATCTGCGAACAGCCGAGGCCGAGGCCCTGCAGGCCATTCAGGCTGCCCTCGACAGCGCCAGCAAAGGCCTCTGGACCGCCGAGCTCCGCTTCGAGGGGCTGAGGCTGATGCCCGTGGCCCTGCGCCTGCTGGCGAACCTTGGCCAGGGCCGCGATGACCTCCGCATGCTGTTCCCAGACGCCGGCGCCACGGCTCTGGCCAAGCGCGATGCCCCTGACCTGGCCCCCCAGCTGGGCAGCCTGCGGGACCAGATGCGGCTGCAGCAGGCCGATGGCGGCAGCGAGGGGGTGATCCTTCTGGTGGCGCCGACCCCGGCCGATTACGAGGAGGTGGAGCAGGTGTGCGCCCTGCACCGGGGACTGGTGCTGATGCTGAACGGCAGCCTGGAGGATGCCGCTGTGGGCATCGGCAGCGTGGCCCGCGAACGCCGCAAGGGCTTCCTCTCCGGCTGGCAGAGCGCCTACGCGCTGATTCCCCTGGGCGATGGAGCGCTGCGGCGCGCTTACCCCGCCGCCTGGGAGCTCTACCGCCGCGACCCCGACGGCCATCGCTTTGTGGCCGGTTTTGAGCAGAAACCCGATGCCGAGCAGCGCACCGAGGCCCTGGCGGGTGAGGGCGGTGCCGGCATGGCCGGCAGCCTCAAGGCCCTGGACAGCCTCATCGAGGGCCTGCAGAACTGA
- a CDS encoding cysteine desulfurase family protein: MAELAPLDPAPLYLDACATAPPAPEVLAAMAAAQRTAWANPSSLHGFGLEAADLLERCRMLIAAGLGCGADALVFSSGGTEAIHMALLGAAAPLAPGRLLLSAVEHPATTAAAARLEERGWQVQTVPVDRAGRLDLAAFEALLEPPTRLVSIIWGQSEVGTVQAIEPIGARCRQAGVPLHVDAVQLVGHRLVNFDQLPVDLLSCAAHKLQGPRGVGALLVRPGLPFVAPMRGGGQEGGRRGGTEPVPLVAGFAAALELAQERLRQHDGQDPLAAQRDQLLAALLRQPGLELTGVDPRQAPLQRLPHHISLLARGSGGEPLSGRQLVRALWRHGLATSSGSACSSGSSATGLGASPVLRAMGYSTAAAAAGLRLSLGPWLDAASLELVPPALAAAWRELDQRCPG, from the coding sequence GTGGCTGAGCTGGCACCGCTTGATCCGGCACCGCTCTACCTCGATGCCTGCGCCACCGCTCCGCCGGCGCCGGAGGTGCTGGCGGCCATGGCGGCGGCCCAGCGCACCGCCTGGGCCAACCCCTCCAGCCTGCACGGCTTCGGCCTGGAGGCCGCCGACCTGCTGGAGCGCTGCAGGATGCTCATCGCCGCTGGCCTCGGCTGCGGCGCCGACGCCCTCGTGTTCAGCTCGGGGGGCACCGAGGCGATCCACATGGCCCTGCTCGGTGCGGCGGCTCCCTTGGCGCCGGGTCGCCTGCTGCTCTCGGCGGTGGAGCATCCCGCCACCACGGCAGCGGCGGCACGGCTTGAGGAGCGGGGTTGGCAGGTGCAGACGGTGCCGGTGGACCGTGCCGGCCGCCTGGACCTGGCGGCGTTCGAGGCGCTGCTGGAGCCGCCCACCCGGCTGGTGTCGATCATCTGGGGCCAGAGCGAGGTGGGCACGGTGCAGGCGATCGAGCCCATCGGTGCCCGCTGCCGCCAGGCCGGGGTGCCCCTGCATGTGGATGCGGTCCAGCTGGTGGGCCACCGGCTGGTCAACTTCGACCAACTGCCGGTCGATCTGCTCAGTTGCGCTGCCCACAAGCTGCAGGGGCCCAGGGGCGTGGGAGCCCTGCTGGTGCGGCCAGGGCTGCCCTTCGTTGCGCCCATGCGCGGTGGCGGCCAGGAGGGCGGCCGCCGCGGCGGAACCGAGCCCGTGCCCCTGGTGGCCGGGTTTGCAGCGGCCCTGGAGCTGGCCCAGGAGCGCCTTCGGCAGCACGACGGCCAGGACCCGCTGGCTGCCCAGCGCGATCAGCTGCTGGCCGCGCTGCTGCGGCAGCCCGGCCTGGAGCTCACCGGTGTCGATCCACGCCAGGCCCCACTGCAGCGGCTGCCGCACCACATCAGCCTGCTGGCGCGCGGCAGCGGCGGCGAGCCGTTGTCGGGACGGCAACTGGTGCGGGCTCTGTGGCGCCATGGCCTGGCCACCAGCAGTGGCTCGGCCTGCAGCAGTGGCTCCAGCGCCACCGGGCTGGGGGCCAGCCCGGTGCTGCGGGCGATGGGGTACTCCACGGCTGCGGCCGCCGCGGGCCTGCGGCTGAGCCTGGGCCCCTGGCTTGATGCCGCCAGCCTGGAGCTGGTGCCGCCGGCCCTGGCGGCAGCCTGGAGGGAGCTGGATCAGCGATGCCCTGGTTAA